A DNA window from Drosophila pseudoobscura strain MV-25-SWS-2005 chromosome 2, UCI_Dpse_MV25, whole genome shotgun sequence contains the following coding sequences:
- the Calx gene encoding sodium/calcium exchanger 3 isoform X9, producing the protein MKLLIKSIITGGLLVFFIYATAQSLAKVQEADETRASYRSSFNRSDFSLKDQSPFHSRRLRQAPDDDGQGETEISYKEEKLEEKGNEIRECSQGLVLPLWLPQKNISLGDRLIRGFVYFVILVYLFVGVSIIADRFMAAIEAITSIERTVVVRGPNNEKKTMSVRIWNETVANLTLMALGSSAPEILLSVIEIYAKDFESGDLGPGTIVGSAAYNLFMIIAVCMIWIPAGEVRRIRHLRVFIVTAAFSIFAYVWLWVILSVTSPGIIEVWEALVTLLFFPITVIWAYIAERRMLVYKYMDKNFRVNKRGTVVAGEHDQVEMDAEKGRHPLSVGFQSTRNSDAEAFDEARREYITVLSELRQKYPEAELEQLEMMAQEQVISRGNKSRAFYRVQATRKMVGSGNLMRKIQERAHSDLTEVKASLQASEEDDEDEQPTRVYFEPGHYTVMENCGEFEVRIVRRGDIHSYSTVEYETQDGTAIAGTDFIGKKGTLCFPPGVDEQRFKIEVIDDDIFEEDECFYIRLFNPSENVILAVPQIATVMILDDDHAGIFAFTDSFFETSESVGLYEVTVMRYSGARGTVIVPYWTEDETAVGGKDFEPVRGELIFENNETEKNFEVLILEESSYEKDVSFKVHIGIPRLAPDSLHYLIYTLHCVSNLISNVFTN; encoded by the coding sequence ATGAAGCTGCTCATAAAGTCCATAATCACAGGCGGCCTACTCGTGTTCTTCATCTATGCTACAGCCCAGTCTCTGGCCAAGGTCCAGGAGGCTGACGAGACGAGAGCATCATACAGGTCGTCGTTTAACAGGAGCGATTTCAGCCTAAAAGACCAGAGTCCCTTTCACAGTCGACGGCTGCGGCAGGCGCCAGATGATGATGGACAGGGAGAGACTGAGATTTCATACAAAGAAGAGAAGCTCGAGGAAAAGGGCAATGAGATTCGAGAGTGCAGCCAGGGCCTGGTATTGCCCCTGTGGCTGCCGCAGAAGAACATCTCGTTGGGAGATCGTCTGATACGAGGATTTGTCTACTTCGTGATACTGGTGTATCTGTTCGTTGGGGTCTCCATCATCGCGGATCGGTTCATGGCGGCCATCGAGGCGATCACGTCCATAGAGCGAACTGTGGTGGTGCGCGGACCCAACAACGAGAAAAAGACGATGAGCGTGCGCATATGGAACGAGACGGTGGCCAATCTCACGCTGATGGCTCTGGGATCGAGTGCCCCGGAGATCCTGCTCTCCGTTATCGAGATCTACGCCAAGGACTTTGAGAGCGGCGACCTAGGACCGGGCACCATCGTCGGCTCCGCCGCCTACAACCTGTTCATGATCATTGCCGTGTGCATGATTTGGATACCAGCGGGAGAGGTGCGTCGGATCAGGCATCTGCGCGTCTTCATTGTCACCGCCGCCTTTTCGATCTTTGCCTATGTCTGGCTGTGGGTCATCCTCTCCGTCACCTCCCCGGGCATCATCGAGGTGTGGGAGGCCCTTGTCACCCTGCTTTTCTTCCCCATCACCGTCATCTGGGCCTACATTGCCGAGCGCCGCATGCTCGTCTACAAGTACATGGACAAGAACTTCCGCGTGAACAAGCGCGGCACCGTGGTGGCCGGCGAACACGACCAGGTCGAGATGGATGCGGAGAAGGGGCGCCATCCCCTGTCTGTCGGCTTCCAGTCTACTCGCAACTCCGATGCCGAGGCCTTCGACGAAGCGCGACGCGAGTACATCACCGTGCTGTCGGAGCTGAGGCAAAAGTACCCCGAGGCGGAGCTAGAGCAGTTGGAGATGATGGCCCAGGAGCAGGTTATCTCGCGCGGCAACAAGTCGCGCGCCTTCTACCGCGTCCAGGCCACCCGCAAGATGGTCGGCAGCGGCAATCTCATGCGCAAGATCCAGGAGCGCGCCCACAGCGATCTCACCGAGGTGAAGGCCAGCCTGCAGGCGAGcgaggaggacgacgaggacgagcagCCGACCCGCGTGTACTTCGAGCCGGGCCACTACACGGTCATGGAGAACTGTGGCGAGTTCGAGGTGCGCATCGTGCGCCGCGGCGACATCCACAGCTACTCGACCGTCGAGTACGAGACCCAGGACGGCACAGCCATCGCCGGCACCGACTTCATTGGCAAGAAGGGAACGCTCTGCTTCCCGCCGGGCGTCGACGAGCAGCGCTTCAAGATCGAGGTCATCGATGACGACATTTTCGAGGAGGACGAATGCTTCTACATCCGTCTGTTCAACCCATCGGAAAATGTGATTCTAGCGGTGCCCCAGATCGCCACCGTAATGATCCTGGACGACGATCATGCCGGCATTTTCGCCTTCACCGATTCCTTCTTTGAGACCAGCGAATCGGTGGGGCTCTACGAGGTGACTGTCATGCGCTATTCCGGCGCTCGTGGCACCGTCATTGTGCCATATTGGACCGAAGACGAGACCGCTGTCGGTGGTAAAGACTTTGAGCCCGTACGCGGCGAACTGATCTTCGAGAACAATGAAACAGA